Proteins encoded within one genomic window of Desulfovermiculus halophilus DSM 18834:
- a CDS encoding sigma-54-dependent transcriptional regulator — MSNEPLTILWVDSLSEQTRNLSSVIETEIRAGVILEGDPGHALETVEKQEVDLCLVNLRYVQSTVPDFIPKLKDMDPTVVIVVAVTPDQRRELTQALSAGAHFQLFLPYEQAELLLIITRGLKHRELLQQASRTRPSLRQSDGFHGIIGVSTSMRRLFDLIERVAAHDQGTVLIQGESGTGKELVARAIHELSPRAGQRFVAINCAAIPDDLLESELFGYEKGAFTGADQAKKGRIALANHGTVFLDEIADMKLSLQSKILTHLYA; from the coding sequence ATGTCCAATGAACCGCTCACAATTCTTTGGGTCGATTCGCTATCCGAGCAGACCCGGAATCTGTCCTCGGTTATAGAAACCGAGATCCGGGCCGGGGTCATCCTGGAAGGCGACCCGGGCCACGCACTTGAGACGGTGGAAAAGCAGGAAGTAGATCTCTGCCTGGTCAATCTGCGCTATGTCCAGAGTACCGTGCCGGATTTCATCCCCAAGCTCAAGGACATGGACCCGACTGTGGTCATTGTGGTGGCCGTCACCCCTGATCAGCGCCGGGAGCTGACCCAGGCCTTGAGCGCCGGAGCCCATTTTCAGCTGTTTCTGCCCTATGAGCAGGCAGAGCTGCTTTTGATCATCACTCGGGGCCTGAAGCACCGGGAGCTTCTTCAGCAGGCCTCGCGCACCCGCCCCTCCCTGCGCCAGAGCGACGGATTCCATGGGATCATCGGGGTCTCAACCAGCATGCGGCGCCTGTTTGATCTCATTGAACGCGTTGCTGCCCACGATCAGGGAACAGTGCTCATTCAGGGCGAAAGCGGGACGGGGAAGGAGCTGGTGGCCAGGGCCATCCATGAGTTGAGTCCGCGAGCCGGGCAACGCTTTGTGGCCATCAACTGCGCGGCCATACCGGATGATCTTCTGGAAAGTGAGCTCTTTGGCTATGAAAAAGGGGCATTCACCGGGGCGGATCAGGCCAAAAAAGGCCGTATCGCCCTGGCCAACCACGGAACGGTTTTCCTGGATGAGATCGCGGACATGAAGCTCTCTCTGCAGAGCAAGATCTTAACCCATCTTTACGCTTAA
- the aroL gene encoding shikimate kinase AroL has translation MTYNEHCGQNIDPEATVSRFIQRKFHVQDPELTARHRHGQAGRRAPVDLQSTNIFFIGPRGCGKSTLARAVAEHAGMMIVDTDDLIQDMQGQSIARIVEDQGWEAFREMEHEALLRVCQGTGQSVGTGGGVVLREENRQLLRSHGHVFYLLADAGILRQRLEAQKDASWRPPLSDLDADQEAGKILAQREPLYFQTLHYLLPADRPVQELVQDVLERLGHVQERA, from the coding sequence GTGACATACAATGAACATTGCGGACAAAATATCGACCCGGAGGCCACAGTGAGCAGATTTATTCAGCGCAAATTTCACGTCCAGGACCCTGAGCTCACAGCCCGGCATAGACATGGCCAGGCTGGCCGCAGGGCGCCGGTGGACCTGCAGTCCACAAATATCTTTTTCATTGGTCCCCGGGGGTGCGGCAAGTCGACCCTGGCCCGGGCCGTGGCTGAGCATGCCGGCATGATGATTGTGGATACCGATGATCTGATTCAGGACATGCAGGGACAGAGCATCGCCCGGATTGTTGAGGATCAGGGCTGGGAGGCGTTCCGGGAAATGGAACATGAAGCCCTGCTCCGGGTTTGCCAGGGGACGGGCCAGTCCGTGGGCACCGGAGGGGGAGTCGTGCTAAGAGAGGAGAATAGGCAGCTGCTGCGTTCGCATGGACATGTTTTCTACCTCCTGGCTGATGCAGGGATCCTGCGCCAGCGGCTAGAGGCCCAGAAGGACGCATCCTGGCGGCCGCCTTTGTCTGATCTGGATGCGGATCAAGAGGCCGGGAAGATCCTTGCCCAGCGGGAGCCCCTGTATTTTCAGACCCTGCATTATCTGCTGCCTGCGGACAGACCTGTCCAGGAGCTGGTTCAGGATGTTCTGGAACGGCTGGGGCATGTGCAGGAGAGGGCATAG
- a CDS encoding HD domain-containing protein: MRHGGVECVHGALPATAEVKMASNDSWLKPVQAADRLGKFVAHYTEDETEHQSHIDLKLEHSLRVWEAVRQIANEEVDDAQVRALAEIGALYHDLGRFPQYKRYRTFKDSQSVDHGLLGFRTLRESGLLSGLSLNEARIVLQCVFLHNRAALPAGLPDALHKVLMLVRDGDKVDIVRVISGHLLDQAGDDAVLTLGLADDPQCYSPTIMTQAIHEGLVRYQDMVWVNDFKILICSWAFGLNFSASRYMVRREGHLERLLDSLPRTGEIRELTKLVRAALER, translated from the coding sequence ATGCGGCATGGAGGGGTGGAATGCGTACATGGGGCTTTGCCCGCAACAGCCGAGGTCAAGATGGCGTCCAATGACAGTTGGCTCAAACCGGTGCAGGCCGCGGACAGGCTGGGAAAGTTTGTGGCTCACTATACTGAGGATGAGACAGAGCATCAAAGCCATATCGACCTCAAGCTGGAGCACTCCCTGCGGGTTTGGGAGGCTGTGCGCCAAATCGCAAATGAAGAAGTTGACGACGCCCAGGTCCGCGCTTTGGCCGAGATAGGCGCCCTGTACCATGATCTGGGCCGGTTCCCGCAGTACAAGCGGTACCGGACATTCAAAGACAGTCAATCGGTAGATCACGGACTCCTGGGGTTTCGAACTCTGCGGGAGTCCGGGCTCCTGAGCGGGCTGAGCCTGAATGAGGCCCGGATCGTTCTGCAATGCGTATTTTTGCACAACCGGGCTGCATTGCCTGCGGGCCTGCCGGATGCCTTGCACAAGGTGCTCATGCTGGTCCGGGACGGGGACAAGGTGGATATCGTCCGGGTCATTTCCGGTCATCTTTTGGATCAGGCGGGGGATGATGCGGTGCTGACCCTGGGGCTGGCCGATGATCCCCAGTGCTATTCCCCCACGATCATGACTCAGGCAATTCATGAGGGTCTGGTCAGATACCAGGACATGGTCTGGGTCAACGACTTCAAGATCCTGATCTGCAGCTGGGCCTTTGGTCTTAATTTTTCAGCATCCCGGTACATGGTGAGGCGGGAAGGGCATCTGGAACGCCTGCTGGATTCTCTGCCCCGGACCGGAGAAATCAGAGAGCTCACAAAGCTGGTGCGCGCGGCCCTGGAGCGGTGA
- a CDS encoding citrate synthase, with protein MIENAVIVPQEASRDSETVTLKYRGQTYELPILVGTEGERAIDISRLRERTGLITMDPGYGNTGSCMSAITYMNGEEGVLRYRGIPVEDLAEQATFKETAFLLIYGRLPTRKELTRFSVMLNDHSLVHEDMKVFYQNFPRGSHPMGILSAMVNAMRSFYPELNDSSEEVQMTVTRLLSKIRTMAAMSYKISRGHTVVYPRPDLAYCANFLNMMFDSPVKPYRIDPEIVNAVRVFWILHADHEQNCSTSSVRLVGSARVNLYSAISSGIAALWGPLHGGANQAVVEMLEEIRQSGQGYKHFIQRAKDKNDPFRLMGFGHRVYKTLDPRATIMQKVCHRLLSALNITDPLLDIAQHVERAALEDDYFRERHLYPNVDFYSGIVLRAIGIPKNMFTVMFAIGRLPGWIAQWLESISDPNWKLNRPRQIYVGQTRQEYIPIDERE; from the coding sequence ATGATTGAAAATGCAGTGATTGTGCCCCAGGAAGCGAGTCGGGATTCGGAGACAGTCACCCTGAAGTACAGGGGGCAGACCTATGAACTGCCCATCCTGGTGGGGACAGAAGGAGAAAGGGCCATCGATATTTCCCGTCTGCGGGAACGGACCGGGCTGATCACCATGGATCCGGGGTATGGCAACACCGGGAGCTGCATGAGCGCCATCACCTACATGAACGGGGAAGAAGGCGTCTTGCGCTACCGGGGCATTCCTGTTGAGGACCTGGCGGAGCAGGCCACGTTCAAGGAGACAGCCTTCCTGCTCATATACGGACGCTTGCCCACCAGGAAGGAACTGACCCGGTTTTCGGTCATGCTCAACGACCATTCCCTGGTCCATGAGGACATGAAGGTCTTTTATCAGAACTTTCCCCGTGGTTCCCATCCCATGGGCATTCTCTCGGCCATGGTCAACGCCATGCGTAGCTTTTATCCGGAGCTCAACGACAGCAGCGAAGAGGTCCAGATGACCGTGACCAGGCTGCTGTCCAAGATCCGGACCATGGCCGCCATGTCCTATAAGATCTCCAGGGGGCATACGGTGGTCTACCCCCGTCCGGATTTGGCCTATTGCGCTAATTTTTTGAACATGATGTTCGATTCTCCGGTCAAGCCGTACAGGATCGATCCGGAAATAGTGAACGCCGTGCGGGTGTTCTGGATCCTGCACGCAGACCACGAGCAAAACTGCTCCACCTCCTCGGTACGCTTGGTGGGCAGTGCCCGGGTCAATCTCTATTCTGCCATATCATCGGGGATTGCCGCCTTGTGGGGACCGTTGCACGGAGGTGCAAACCAAGCGGTGGTGGAAATGCTGGAGGAGATACGCCAGAGCGGCCAGGGATACAAGCACTTCATCCAGCGGGCCAAGGACAAAAACGATCCTTTTCGGCTTATGGGGTTCGGGCACCGGGTGTACAAGACCCTGGACCCCAGGGCGACAATCATGCAGAAGGTCTGTCACCGCCTGCTCTCAGCCTTAAACATTACCGATCCCCTGCTGGATATAGCCCAGCATGTGGAGCGGGCGGCCCTGGAAGACGACTACTTCCGGGAACGGCATCTCTACCCGAATGTGGACTTCTATTCCGGCATCGTGCTTCGGGCCATAGGGATTCCCAAGAACATGTTCACGGTGATGTTCGCCATCGGGCGGCTGCCCGGATGGATCGCTCAATGGCTGGAGAGCATTAGCGATCCCAACTGGAAGCTGAACAGGCCCAGACAGATCTACGTGGGCCAGACCAGGCAGGAGTATATTCCCATTGACGAGCGGGAATAG
- the pruA gene encoding L-glutamate gamma-semialdehyde dehydrogenase, translated as MNWRAAVPTAVNEPVHQYAPGTEEKARLKAKLKELSSQELEIPVIIGGKEIYTGQTAKSVMPHNHSHVLATYHMAGENEIRSAIDAAMEARKEWSRTPWETRVAVMKKAAYLISTRYRERMNAAAMLGIGKNCYQAEIEAVCELCDFLNFNSQFLYQLYAEQPPYSPYGTWNCLEHRPLEGFVFAATPFNFVAIAGNLPTSPALMGNVVLWKPASSAVYPAYHLMQILQEAGLPDGVINFIPGKGSVVGPKVMADPNLAGVHFTGSTPAFQDMWRTIGTNIQNYRSYPRIVGETGGKDFIVLHESADVDAAVAATVRGAFEYQGQKCSAASRAYIPKSLYQEFKDKLIAEVKNIKMGDVQDFTNFVNAVIDKAAFDKIKGYLDYAKESSQATILVGGEADDSVGYFIQPTVIETEDPRFKTMEEEIFGPVVTLYAYEDGTYEQALHLCDETSPYALTGAVFARDRKAIAQASDILSQAAGNFYINDKPTGSIVGQQPFGGSRASGTNDKAGSIFNLMRWVSQRAIKENFDPPKDYRYPFMGEE; from the coding sequence ATGAACTGGCGAGCAGCAGTGCCCACGGCAGTCAACGAGCCGGTGCATCAATACGCGCCGGGGACGGAAGAAAAGGCCCGCCTCAAGGCCAAGCTCAAGGAACTCAGCAGTCAGGAGCTGGAGATCCCGGTCATTATCGGGGGCAAGGAGATCTACACCGGCCAGACGGCCAAATCGGTCATGCCCCACAACCACAGTCATGTCCTGGCCACCTACCACATGGCTGGGGAAAACGAGATCCGGTCCGCCATCGATGCGGCCATGGAGGCCAGGAAGGAATGGTCCCGCACCCCCTGGGAGACCCGGGTCGCGGTGATGAAGAAGGCCGCCTACCTGATCAGCACCCGCTACCGGGAACGAATGAATGCAGCGGCCATGCTGGGCATCGGGAAGAACTGCTACCAGGCCGAGATCGAAGCAGTCTGTGAGCTGTGCGACTTTTTAAACTTCAATTCCCAGTTCCTGTATCAGCTCTACGCCGAGCAGCCCCCATACTCCCCGTATGGAACCTGGAACTGCCTGGAACACCGCCCCCTGGAGGGTTTCGTCTTCGCAGCAACCCCCTTCAACTTTGTGGCCATTGCCGGCAATCTGCCCACATCTCCGGCCCTGATGGGCAATGTGGTCCTGTGGAAGCCGGCCTCGTCCGCAGTATACCCGGCTTACCATCTGATGCAGATCCTGCAGGAAGCCGGTTTGCCGGACGGGGTGATCAACTTCATCCCGGGCAAGGGTTCCGTGGTCGGCCCCAAGGTCATGGCCGACCCCAACCTGGCCGGAGTGCATTTCACCGGCTCCACCCCTGCATTCCAGGATATGTGGCGGACCATCGGGACCAACATCCAGAACTACCGGTCCTATCCCCGCATCGTCGGCGAAACCGGGGGCAAGGACTTCATCGTCCTTCATGAGTCCGCGGACGTGGATGCCGCGGTGGCCGCGACCGTGCGCGGGGCCTTTGAGTACCAGGGCCAAAAGTGCTCGGCAGCCTCCCGGGCATACATCCCCAAGAGCCTGTACCAGGAGTTCAAGGACAAGCTGATCGCCGAGGTCAAGAACATCAAGATGGGCGACGTCCAGGATTTCACCAACTTTGTGAACGCGGTGATCGACAAGGCTGCTTTTGACAAGATCAAGGGCTACCTGGACTATGCCAAGGAGTCCTCTCAGGCCACGATCCTGGTCGGCGGAGAAGCGGACGACTCTGTGGGATACTTCATCCAGCCCACGGTTATCGAAACCGAGGACCCGCGGTTTAAGACCATGGAGGAAGAGATCTTCGGACCTGTGGTCACCCTGTATGCCTATGAGGACGGAACCTACGAGCAGGCCCTGCATCTGTGCGATGAGACCAGTCCCTACGCCCTGACCGGGGCCGTCTTCGCCAGGGACCGGAAGGCCATTGCCCAGGCCTCGGACATCCTCTCCCAGGCCGCGGGGAACTTCTACATCAACGACAAACCCACCGGCTCCATTGTCGGGCAGCAGCCCTTCGGAGGGTCCCGGGCCTCGGGGACCAACGACAAGGCCGGCTCGATCTTCAACCTCATGCGCTGGGTCTCCCAGCGGGCGATCAAGGAAAACTTCGATCCCCCGAAAGACTACAGGTATCCCTTCATGGGCGAAGAATAA
- a CDS encoding rubredoxin, which produces MANPEDMYRCQTVNCGYMYDPDRGDRKGKIPKGTKFQDLPDTWRCPVCGATTKMFECMAPDADKK; this is translated from the coding sequence ATGGCCAATCCGGAAGACATGTACAGGTGTCAGACCGTAAACTGCGGATACATGTATGATCCCGACCGGGGAGACCGCAAAGGGAAGATCCCCAAGGGGACCAAGTTCCAGGACTTGCCGGATACCTGGCGGTGCCCTGTATGCGGAGCGACGACAAAAATGTTTGAATGCATGGCTCCTGATGCAGACAAAAAATAA
- a CDS encoding DegT/DnrJ/EryC1/StrS family aminotransferase: protein MDTMRIDFANLQYQYRLYKKEIDAAVQSVLDSSTYIMGPHIEQLEQELAAFTGASHCIACSSGTDALQLSLMALGIGPGDQVITTPFTFIATAEMIAHLKARPVFVDIDPETYNIDARKIEQAITGKTKAILPVSLYGQPADMEEINRLAKQHGLPVIEDAAQSFGAEYKSEKSCNLSTLGCTSFFPAKPLGCYGDGGAVFTSSLSLADTIRSLRVHGQSRHYEHQHIGLGARMDTLQAAVLLAKLPHYAREIVQRQEVARTYTRLLADALPTPLVRADRTSVWAQYSIQVPGREQVREHLSQAGIPTAVHYPKPVHLQECFAYLGYGPGDFPVAEEVSTRIMSLPMNPFLPAEDLEYVCTRLLEATE, encoded by the coding sequence ATGGATACAATGCGAATCGACTTTGCCAACCTCCAGTACCAGTACCGGTTGTACAAGAAGGAAATTGATGCGGCTGTTCAGTCGGTCTTGGACTCCTCCACCTATATCATGGGTCCGCATATCGAGCAGCTGGAGCAGGAACTGGCCGCGTTTACCGGTGCTTCCCACTGCATTGCCTGCTCCAGCGGTACCGACGCCTTACAGCTCTCCCTCATGGCCCTGGGCATCGGTCCCGGAGACCAGGTGATCACCACTCCGTTCACCTTCATCGCCACCGCAGAAATGATCGCCCACCTCAAGGCCCGGCCTGTCTTCGTGGATATTGACCCCGAGACCTACAATATCGACGCCCGAAAGATCGAACAGGCCATAACCGGGAAGACAAAAGCCATCCTCCCGGTCAGCCTCTACGGCCAGCCCGCGGACATGGAGGAGATCAATCGCCTGGCCAAACAGCACGGGCTGCCGGTGATCGAGGATGCGGCCCAGAGCTTCGGGGCCGAATACAAATCCGAAAAAAGCTGCAATCTGTCCACCCTGGGATGCACCAGTTTTTTCCCCGCCAAACCATTGGGGTGCTATGGAGATGGAGGTGCGGTCTTTACCAGCAGCCTCTCCCTGGCAGACACTATCCGCAGCTTGCGGGTCCATGGACAGAGCAGGCACTATGAGCACCAGCACATCGGCCTGGGGGCCCGAATGGACACCCTTCAGGCCGCCGTCCTCTTGGCCAAGCTCCCCCACTACGCCCGGGAGATTGTTCAGCGCCAGGAGGTTGCCCGCACCTACACCCGTCTTTTGGCGGATGCCCTCCCGACCCCCCTGGTCAGGGCAGACCGGACCTCGGTCTGGGCCCAGTACTCCATTCAGGTCCCAGGCCGGGAGCAGGTCCGGGAGCATCTGTCCCAGGCCGGCATCCCCACTGCGGTCCACTACCCCAAGCCCGTTCATCTGCAGGAGTGTTTTGCCTATCTTGGGTACGGGCCAGGAGATTTTCCTGTTGCTGAAGAGGTGAGCACCAGGATCATGAGCCTGCCGATGAACCCGTTTCTACCTGCCGAAGACCTGGAGTATGTCTGCACCAGATTGCTGGAGGCGACGGAATAG
- a CDS encoding 2-hydroxymuconate tautomerase has product MKLLYTLFPKETQMPIVQVEILEGRSVEQKRNMARDVTEAISTNLDCPKQAVTIIIREVKKEHLARAGDLAIDQKE; this is encoded by the coding sequence ATAAAGTTACTTTATACCCTTTTTCCCAAGGAGACGCAAATGCCGATTGTACAAGTGGAGATATTGGAAGGCAGGAGTGTGGAACAAAAAAGGAATATGGCCCGGGACGTGACCGAGGCCATATCCACAAATCTGGACTGCCCCAAGCAGGCAGTGACCATCATTATCCGGGAAGTTAAGAAGGAACACCTGGCCCGTGCAGGGGATCTGGCTATTGACCAAAAGGAGTGA